The genomic DNA CACGCCCGGCGGGGACACCCCGCCGTCCGACGACCCGGGCAACCCCGGGCAGTAGAGGGCCGTCGGTGGCCCCAGGCGCGTCCGACGGGGACCCGGCTCCGGGGCTCTCCCGCACCGATCTCGTCGCGATCTTCCGGGCCATGGTGCTCGGTCGCGCCGCCGAGGAGCGCCTCGAGCTGCTCTTCAAGCAGGGGCACGTGAAGGGGGGCGTGTATCGCGGTCTGGGGCAGGAGGCGTCCGCCGTGGGAGCCGCCTGGGCCCTGCGCCGCCGCACCGACGGCACCGGGGACATCATCGGGCAGACGGTGCGCGCCACGGGCGCGGTCTTCCTCATGGGGGGCACACCCGTCGACTACTTCCGGCAGTATCTCTCGCGGGGGACCGGTCCCACCCGGGGCCGCGAGGCCAACGTGCACTGGTCCGACTTCCAGCGCGGGCTGCTGGGCCCCGTCTCACCGCTCGGCACCATGGCCGAGGTGATGGCCGGCATCACGTTGGCGTTCAAGCTGCGCGGCGAGGACCGTGTGGGCCTCGTGTTCGGCGGCGACGGACAGACGTCGACGGGTGCCTGGCACGAAGGCGTGAACTTCGCAGCCGCGCAGCGGTGTCCCATGGTGATCGCCCTGGAGCACAACCAGTGGGCCTTCTCCACGCCCACCTCCCGGCAGACCCGATTGCAGAGCTTCACCGGGAAGGCCGCCGGCTACGGGGTGCACGCCGAGTCCGTGGACGGCAACGACGTGCTCGCCGTGCATGCGGCGGCGGTCCGCGCCGTCGAGCATGCGCGACGCGGAGCCGGACCGGCCCTCCTGGAGCTGCGCACGTATCGGCGCCTCGGGCATGCCCAGCACGACCCGCAGGACTACGTTCCGGCCACCGAGCTGGCGTACTGGGAGGCGCGCGACCCGGTCACACGCTTCCGACACGTGCTGGAGCAGGAGCACGGCATCCCCGGCTCCGAGCTGGACCATCACGTCCGCACCGCCGAGGAGGAGGTGCGGATCGCGGCCGAGCGCGCCGTGGGCGAGCCGGCGCCCGACGCCCGGGAGGCCGGCGAGCAGGTGCGCAGCGACTTCGACGCGCCCATCCCCTGGACGCGTGCCCAACCGCCCCTTCCTGCCTGATACGAGACGATGTCCTTCAACTTCGAGGGAGCGCCGGCGGGCGCCGGGACCGCGCCCGAACGGCCGGAGCACACCCTGCGCACGGAGCGCGGCGAGCCGGCCACCATGCTGGAGGCCATCGCCGAGGCGCTGTGGGAGGAGATGGAGCGCGACCCGCGGGTCTTCCTGATGGGGGAGGATATCGGGGTCTACGGCGGCGCCTTCAAGGTCACCAAGGGATTCCTGGACCGCTTCGGCGAGCAGCGGGTGATCGACACGCCCATCTCCGAGGCCGGGTTCACCGGCGCGGCCGCGGGCGCGGCCCACATGGGGCTGCGGCCCGTGGTGGAGATGCAGTTCATGGACTTCGTCTCCCCGGCCTACGACGTCATCACCAACTACATCGCCACGTCGCTGTACCGCGGTAGCGGTCCCATGCCGCTCGTGATCCGGGGTCCCGTCGGCGGCGGCAACCGGGGCGGACCCTTCCACTCGCAGAATGTGGAGATGGCGTTCTTCCACACGCCCGGGCTGAAGATCGTCTATCCGTCCAACCCGTACGATGCCAAGGGGCTGCTCAAGGCCGCCATCCGCGACGACGACCCCGTGATCTTCGAGGAGCACAAGGCCCTCTACCGGGCTCCGGCCCTGCGGGCCGTCCTGCCCCGGGAGGACTACACGGTCGAGCTGGGCAAGGCACGGGTCGTGCGGGAGGGGACGGACCTGACCCTGGTGACGTATGGCATGATGGTCCACCGGAGCCTGGAGGCGGCGGAGGTGCTGCACGCCGAGGACGGGGTCTCGGTGGAGGTGCTGGACCTGCGGACCCTGCTCCCGCTGGACGACGAAGCCATCCGGGACTCGGTCCGCAAGACGGGCCGGCTGTTGATCGTGCACGAGGACACCCGCACCGGGGGCATCGCCGGCGAGATCGCCATGCGGATGAACGAACAGGCCTTCGAATGGCTGGACGCGCCGATCCTGCGTGTCACCGCCATCGACGCGCCCGTGCCCTACGCGGGGACATTGGAGGACTACTTCCTGCCGCAGACGGACGACATCGTCACGGCGGGACGCTATCTGGCTCGCTATTAGGCCGCTCCCGACGGGCACGTCGCGTGCCTGCGGGGAGCGTTCGGACGGATGACCGAGGAAACCCGGCGCGACCGGGGGGTATGTGCGGGCCGCACCGCCCCCGGGTGACCGGACGCCCGAGAAGACCCAACAGACGGAGTGACGCGTGGCTCGCATCGAAGTTCCGATGCCCCAGATGGGGGAATCGATCGCTGAGGGAACGGTGTCGAAGTGGCTCAAGCAGGTGGGCGAGCCCGTCGAGCGCGACGAGCCCATCCTCGAGATCTCCACCGACAAGGTGGACGCCGAGATCCCCGCGCCGTCCGCCGGGGTCCTGGCCGAGGTGAAGGTGGGGGAGGGCGAGACGGTCGAGGTGGGCACGGTCGTCGCCTACATCGAGACCGACGTCAGCGCCGCCGCCGCCCCGGCCGCACCGGCGCCGGACGCGCCGGCGGCGGCCCCGAGCCCGGCCGAGGCGTCCGAGCCCGCGCCCTCCGCCCCGGCCGCGGCACCTGCCGCGGCGGCCGCGCCCGCCAACGGAACCGGTCAGGCGCCCGACAGCGCGGAGGAGCGGCTACGCCAGCGCTCCACGCCCGTGGTGCGCAAGATCGCCGAGGAGCACGGGATCGACATCGCGTCCGTCTCCGGCAGCGGGCACGCGGGTCGCGTCACCAAGAGCGACATCCTGAAGCACATCGAGGAGGGGCCCTCCGCTCCGTCGCAGCCCGCCGCTCCGGCGGCCGCGGCGTCCGCCCCGGCGGCGCCCGCGCGACCCGCGGCCTCGGCGCCTTCCGCTGCGCCGTCCGACCTGTGGCAGCGCTTCTACGGGGAGGTGCACCATCCGGAGTTCCCGGTGCGCGAAGGTGACCGCGTCGAGACGATGGACAAGATCCGTCGACTCACGGCCGAACACATGGTGTTGGCCAAGCGCGTGGCGCCCCACGTCCACTCGTTCATCGAGATCGACTTCTCCCGCATCGACGACCTGCGCCGACAGCATCGCGCGTCGTGGGATCAGCAGGGCGTGAAGGTCAGCTACACCACGTTCGTCGCGTGGGCCTGCGCGCGCCTCCTGGGCCAGTATCCGATGGTGAACGCGGCGGTGTCCGGCAACAACGTGATCTACCGCGGTCGCGTGAACCTGGGCATGGCCGTGGACCTGAATCCGGGCCTCATCGTCCCGGTCATCCACGACGCGGCCGACCTGTCGCTCGTGGGCCTGGGCCGCAAGATCATCGACCTTGCGGAGCGCGCGCGTGGCCGCCAGCTCCAGCCGCAGGAGATCCAGGGCGCCACGTTCTCGATCACCAACCCCGGTGTGCTCGGTACGCTGGTCGGCATGCCCATCATCCCCAAGGGGACGTCGGCCATCCTGGGCACGGGCGCCATCGAGAAGCGCGTGGTGGTGGTGAGCGATCCCACGACGGGTGCGGATTCGCTGGCCATCCGCAAGCGTTCGTTCTTCTCGCTCGGCTACGATCACCGGATCGTGGACGGTGCCGACGCGGCGCGCTTCCTCTCCGATCTCAAGGAGCTGCTGGAGGCGTTCCCCGAAGACGCGTAGGCGCACCATGGACGGAACGGTCCCGAGCGCCGTGCGCACCCTCGAGGTGCGCCGGCTCGGGACCGTGGCATATCCGGACGCGCTCGCGCTGCAGGCCGACCTTGTCACCCAGCGACGCAGCGAGGAGATCCCCGATCAACTCCTGCTGCTGCAGCATCCCCATGTCATCACCCTGGGCGCGTCGAGCGATACGGCCCATGTGTTGGCGGACGCCGGCGAGCGCGCGCGGTTGGGCATCGAGTTGCACGAAGTGGGACGTGGGGGCGACGTCACCTATCACGGACCCGGCCAGCTCGTCGGCTATCCCATCCTGGATCTGAAGCCGGACCGCAAGGACCTCCATCGCTATCTGCGTGACCTCGAGGCGGTCCTGATCGACGCGCTGGAGGCGCTCGGGGTCGATGGAGCCGGACGGCGCGAGGGATTGACCGGCGTGTGGCTGCCGACGGGCAAGGTGGCCGCGATCGGAGTACGCGTCTCGTCGGGCTGGATCACGAGCCACGGCTTCGCGCTGAACGTCGCGCCCGACCTCGCCTATTTCAGGACGATCGTCCCGTGCGGGATCGACAACGAGCGCGTGACCAGCGTTTCGGACGCACTCGGTCGTGGGATCGACGTCGCGGAGGTGGAGGACGTGGTCGTCGCGGCCTTCGCGCACCGCTTCGGGCGCGTGGCACGCTGAGCGCGGCGGGGCCGGACGTCCGGGGCGGCTAGCCGCGGTCGGGGTCGAAGGTGGTGTAGCGTCCTCGGGCCCGCTCTTCCGCGAGCCAGGCCAGGAATCCCGATTCGACCAGCCCGCCCGACGTGTCCTGTTCCTGCGCGGCCCGGGTCGCGAGATGGTTGGCGTACTCGTTCCTGGGGTGGCCGGCGTGGCCGCGCACCCAGCTCCAGCGCACCTGGTGTTGCGCGGCGACCCCGTCCAGCCGCTTCCACAGCTCGAGATTCTCGATCGCACCGCCCTTGCGTTGCCACCCCCGTCGCTTCCACCCGTGGATCCACTCGTTCATGCCCTTCACCAGGTACTGGGAGTCCGAGACGAGCTCGACGGCATAGGGCCGGCTCAGGGCCGACAGCGTCTCGATGGCGCTGAGCAGCGCCATCCGGTTGTTCGTCGTGTCGGGCTCGGAGATCCACAGGTCGCGCCGGGCCACACGACCGTCGATCTGCATCTCGAGGAGGCCTCCTGCGCCCCCGGGCGTCGCCCGGTGCTGGAACTGGTTGCCCAGGCAGGATTCGTCCACGTGGATGACCACCGTCTGCATCGGACCTCGGGGCGTGGTAGGGAAGGGCGGTCGGGCGGGCGCAACTTGTGACGATGTCCCGGCGTCGGCCAGAGCCCCGCAGGGCCCGAGGGGCCGCGCAGAGCCCCGTGTCGGCGCGGACGGGTTGACCGCGCGGTGCGGTGCTCTAGCTTTGGGGCCGACATGGTCAGACCCGCGGGAACGCCCGCCTACCTTCTCCTGGAAGACGGCCGTCGCTTCGACGGCACCGCCCTCGGTGCGGAGGGCGTGGCGTTCGGTGAGGTGGTGTTCAACACCTCGATGAGCGGCTACCAGGAAGTGCTGACCGATCCGTCGTACGCCGGGCAGCTCGTCACCATGACGTACCCGCTGATCGGCAACTACGGCGTCAATGCCGAAGACGAGGAGTCCGCGCTCCCGCGCGTCGCCGGGTTCGTCGTGCGGGAGATCGCGCGTCTGCACAGCTCCTGGCGCGCCACCGAAGCCCTCCCCGACTATCTGGCCCGCCATGGCGTCGTGGGCATCACCGACGTGGACACGCGGGCGCTGACGCGCCACATCCGCTCGGTCGGTGCCATGCGCGGCGCGATCGCGCCGACCACGGAGGACGCCGACGGCCTGCTCGAGCGCATCCGCGCGCAGCCGGCGATGGAAGGGCTCGACCTCGCCACGGGCGTCTCCACCTTCGAACCGTACGAGATCCCCGCGGAGGGGAGCGAGCGGTTCCACGTGGTCGCCTACGACTTCGGCGTGAAGGCGCATTCTCCGAAGCTGCTCGCCGAGCGTGGGTGCCGCGTCACGGTCGTGCCGGCCGGGACCGACCTCGCCGGGATCGACGCGCTGCGACCCCACGGCCTGTTCGTATCGAACGGGCCGGGAGATCCCGCGGCGGTCGGGCAGGCGGCCCACGCGATCCGCGAGCTTTCCGCCCGCGACGTCCCGGTGTTCGGGATCTGCCTCGGGCATCAGCTCATCTGCCGCGCCTTCGGGGGCCACACCTACAAGCTTCCGTTCGGGCATCACGGCGGTAACCACCCCGTGCGCAACCTCGACAAGGACACCGTCGAGATCACGGCCCAGAACCACGGATTCGCCGTCCGCATGGGGGAAGGGCGCGAGATCCCGGGCGCTCCCGACCTGGAGCTCACGCACGTCAACCTGTACGACGGCACGTGCGAAGGCGCCCGTCACCGGAGCCGACCCGTCTTCTGCGTGCAGTACCACCCCGAGGCGGCACCCGGACCCCACGACAGCCGCTACCTCTTCGACGACTTCCTGGCGCTCCTCGAATCCCGCGCCGGACGACCCCAGGGCTGAGACGGCGGTCGGCCCCGGGGCCGACCGGGGACCGTAGGTCCGCTTCCCACTTGACGTTGGGACGATCGCCCCGTTACCCTTCGGCCTTTCAGGGGGACCTCAACACCCCCCGTCACCGGCCCTGCCCCCGGGGGCAGCCCCGCCCCAGGGCTGGCAGCGAGGAGGTTGGCATGACGAAGGCCGATCTGGTGGAACAGGTGGCAGAGGCCATCGGGCCGGGGGTCACGAAGAAGGACTGTGCCCTCGTCGTCGATGGATTCCTCAACGCCCTCAAATCCGCCCTCGCCAAGGGCGAGAACATCGAGATCCGCGGCTTCGGCACCTTCAAGGTGAGAGGCCGCCGTAGCCGCATGGCGCGCAATCCCCGCACCGGGGATGCGGTCCGCGTCCCGTCGCGTGCCGTCCCGGTCTTCAAGCCTTCAAAGCACCTGCGGGCCCGGGTCGCTCGGCTCGAGCTTCCGGACGACGACGAGGAATAGCCGCGGGAGCGTCGCCGCCGAACACGTTGGCGTACATCGTGTTGGGCGCATCCACTTCATCTCCGCCATGACGAGCGGCCGACCCGGCGGACCCGCGCGGTCCGACACGAGCCCGGAACCCCGCTCGCGGACGCCGGTGTAGCGCACGCATGAGCCTTCGCGTCCAGACCCTGTTGTTCGCCGCCTACCGGGACCTGGCCGGCACCGGCTCGGTCGAGGTCGACCTCCGGGACGGCGCCACCGTGGCCGACCTGGTCAGCGCCCTCCGGTCCCGGGGCGGCGGCTTCGCGCGCCTCCCGGAGCAGCCCGCCGTGGCGGTCAACCACCGCTACGCGCGCCCGGACCGACCGTTGTCCGCCGGCGATGAGGTGGCGCTGATCCCCCCCGTCGCCGGGGGCTGATCCACGGTGGAGCGGTTCGAGGACCAGCCGCTCGGCGCGCGTCCCCACCTGGCGGTCTTCTCCTCCACCAAGGTCGGGAACTACGTGGTCCTGACCCCCCTTCTGCGGGGCCTCAAGGAGAAGTACCCGGGCGCCACGCTCGACTTCTTCGGCAGCGAGGTCACGCGCGGCTTCGAGGAGTCCAACCCCCACATCGACTTCCGCCACTCGCTCTACGGTTCCGGACCCGACTTCCTGCCTGACTTCCTCGACGCGCTGGCCCGTCGGCGCGCCGCACACGGGCCGTACGACCTGGCGGTCAACTGCGACGAGTTCGCCGAGCTCAATCTGGTGGCCGTGACGGCGCTGGCGCCCCGGTACATCGCCGGCGCTGCCCTCGCGCCGGCGCTCACCGGCAAGCTGCCGCCGGGGGAGCGGCCGGAGCAGCGCATGCTGGCCGATCCCGACTGGAACAGCCCCGATTTCCTGCGGCGGTACCAGGGCGTCCTGGAGACGAACTACATCGCCGAGATCTTCTGCCGGATGGCCTTCGTCACCACCGACTTCTTCCGGCTGGAGCTGGGCAGCGCACCCCCCGCCTTCCCGGTCCCCGATGTGCTGCTGCACGTGACCACGACGCGCAGCGCCAAGATGTGGCCGCTGGCCCACTGGCTGCGCTTGACGGCCTGGTGCCGACAGCAGGGGCTCTCGCTGGGACTGATCGGCAGCGCACCCGACCGCCAGCGCGCGCTCTACCACGCGGGGGAGGACGAGGATCGCCTCCTCGAGGCCGGGACCGTCGTGGACCTCCGCGGCCGGACGCCCTTGCTGGAGCTGGCCGGAGCCCTCGAACGGGCCCGAGCGCTGGTGACGGTCGACGCCGGGCCCCTGCACGTGGCGGCCGCCGTCGGGTGCCCCACCGTGGCCCTCTTCGGCAACGACGCCGAGGGCCACGGCGCCAGCCCACTCCATCTCTGGGCGCCACGCGTGGGCCACGTGCGGGTGCTCCGGAGCCGGGCCACGTGCACCGTCTGCGAGGACAACCGCTTCCGCAACGAGGCCTGCCTGGTGGCGGGACACCCGTGCATGCGCGAGCTTCCATGGGAGGAAGCCGTGACGGCGCTCGAGGCCGCATTGGCTTCACCGCGTCCGCACCCCACCCTCGCCCACCCATGATCCGGATCACCGATCGCGAGATCGACCCGAGCGCGGTGCTGGAGCAGGTCGGTGCCCTCTCCGATGGAGCACAGATCCTGTTCCTGGGCACGGTGCGCAACCACAACGAGGGACGCTCCGTGGATGGCCTCCGATACGAGGCCTACCCGGAGATGGCCATCTCCGTCCTCGAGGAGATCGTGGCGGAAGCGCGGGAGCGCTTCGGCGGGCCGCGGGTTGCGGTCGTCCACCGCATCGGCGCCCTCGACATCGGCGACGTGGCCGTTGCGGTGGCCGTCTCCGCCCCGCATCGGGGAGAGGCGTTCGACGCCGCCCGCTACGTGATGGAGGAGCTGAAGCAGCGCCTCCCGGTCTGGAAGGAGGAGCGCTACGTCGGCGGCGAACGGGAATGGGTCGCCGGCAAGGAGCCGCAGCCATGACACGCGCACCGGACATGGTGGACGGCTTCGGCCGCCGCATCGAATACCTCCGCATCTCGGTCACCGACAAGTGCAACCTCCGCTGCGTGTACTGCATGCCGGAGGAAGGGCTCAACTGGCTCACCCGGGACGAGATCCTGCGGTATGAGGAGATCGCGCGCGTGGTGGAGGTCATGGCGGGGATGGGCCTCAAGCGCGTGCGCATCACGGGGGGCGAGCCGCTCGTCCGCAAGGAGCTCCACCATCTGGTGGCCGCGATCGCTCGCGTCCCCGGCATCGAGGACCTCTCGTTGTCCACCAACGCCGTCCTGTTGGCCGCACAGGCGGACGCGCTCCGCGACGCGGGCGTGCAGCGGGTGAACGTGTCCCTCGATTCCCTCGTGGCCGAACGGCTGGATCGGATCGTCCGGAGGCCTGGATCCTTCGCTGCCATCATGGAGGGGCTGGCAGCGGCCGAGCGCGTGGGCTTCGACCCCATCAAGATCAACTGCGTCCTGATGCGGGGTCAGAACGACGACGAGATCGAAGCGTTCGCCGAGATGACCCGCACGCGCCCGTGGCACGTGCGGTTCATCGAGGTCATGCCCACCGGGTCCAACCTCGACCTGAGCGTGGACGGCTTCGTGTCCTGCCAGGAGGCGTTGGAGCGGGTACGGCGGATCGGGCGCATCGAGCCGGTCGACGGGCCGGGAGGAAACGGACCGGCCACCTACTACCGCTTCCCGGATGCGGCCGGGACCATCGGGGTCATCACCCCCATGAGCCACAACTTCTGCCATCGCTGCAACCGCATGCGCCTGACCGCGGACGGGCACCTGCGGCCCTGTCTCTTCGGTGACCTGCAGACCAATCTCCGCGATCCTCTGCGGCGCGGCGAAGACCTCGTCCCCCGGATCGAGGAGACGCTCCGCATCAAGCCCGAACGCCACCACCTCGTCCAGGGATCCACCCTCGGATCGGGAGGCCTCGTCGCCCTCTCCCAGACCGGCGGATGAGGCGGGAACGTCTCTCCGGACCCCGGGTAGCGGAGCGCCGTGCCGAAAATCCGGGGACGCACCCCAACGTCAGCCACAGGAAGGAATTCGAAGCCCATGAGCACCGGTAAGATCACCGTCGTCGGAGCCGGCCACGTCGGAGCGACCTGCGCACAGCGCATCGCGGAGAAGTCCCTGGCCCGCGAGGTCGTCCTCATCGACATCGTCGAGGGCGTCCCGCAGGGGAAGGGGCTCGATCAGTGGGAGAGCGCTCCGATCGAAGGCTTCGACACGCGGGTGATCGGTGCCAACGACTACGAGCCCGCCGCCGGGTCGGACATCTTCGTCGTCACGGCCGGGATCGCGCGCAAGCCCGGGATGAGCCGCGACGACCTCCTCAAGACGAACGCGGGTATCGTCTCGTCGGTCTCCAAGGAGATCGCGCGGGTGGCGCCGGACTCCATCATCATCATGGTGTCCAACCCGCTCGACGTGATGTCCTGGGTGGCCATGAAGGAGACAGGCTTCCCGCGTGAGCGCGTGATCGGCATGGCCGGCGTGCTGGACACGGCCCGCTACCGCTCCTTCATCGCGCTGGAGCTGAACGTCTCCGTCGCCGACATCCAGGCGCTCGTCCTGGGCGGCCACGGCGACACCATGGTGCCGCTCGCCTCCTACACCTCGGTCTCCGGCATCCCGCTCACGCAGCTGCTTCCCCAGGACCGGATCGACGCGCTGGTGGACCGGACCCGCAAGGGCGGCGCCGAGATCGTGGGCTACCTGAAGACGGGCAGCGCCTACTACGCCCCTTCCTCCGCAGCCGTCCAGATGGTGGAAGCCATCGTCCAGGATCGGCGCCGCATCCTGCCCTGCGCCGCATACCTGACGGGCGAGTATGGCGAGGACGACATCTTCCTCGGCGTGCCGTGCAAGCTCGGCGCGGGCGGCCTGCAGCAGATCCTCGAGGTGGAGCTCACGGACGCCGAGAAGGCCGAGCTGAAGGCCAGCGCCGAAGCGGTGCGCAGCACCATCGACGTCGTCCGCTGAACCGTCCCACCCCAGGAGCGACACGGAAGGGAGGAGACCGGTGCCTGTGAGCCGAGGGCTCTGGGAGACCACGGTCGGCAAGAAGGTGGCGATGGCCGCGACCGGCCTGTTGCTCGTCGGCTTCGTGCTCGGCCACATGGCGGGGAACCTGAAGGCCTTCCTGGGCCCCGACTCGTTCAACCACTACGCGGAATGGCTCCGGGTGGTCGGGGAGCCCGCCCTGCCGCGTGGCGTGGCGCTGTGGCTCGCGCGGGTCGTGCTCCTCGCCGCGGTGGTCGTGCACATCGTGGCGGCCGTACAGCTCGCGCGCCGTAGCCGCGCGGCCCGTCCCCAGGGCTACGAGAAGGAGGACTCCCTCACGTTCTCGTACGCGTCGCGCACCATGCGCTGGGGTGGCGTCATCATCGCACTCTTCGTGGTGTACCACATCCTGCACTTCACGACCGGCACCGCGCACCGGGACTTCGTCGCGGGCGAGCCCTACCGCAACCTCGTGGTCGGGTTCTCGAGCCCGTTGGTCGTGGGGGTCTACCTGCTGGCCATCGCCGCCTTGAGCTTCCATCTGTATCACGGCATCTGGAGCGTCTTCCAGACCTTCGGCATCGCGGGCTCCGCGCGCACGCCCTGGCGCAGGTCGGTGGCGGCCGGCGTCGCCGGGGTGCTCTTCGTCGGCTTCATGGCCGTCCCCTTCGGAGTCCTGCTGGGGCTCATCACCCTTCCATGAGCGCCATGAACCTCGACGCACGGATCCCGACCGGGCCGATCCAGGAGAAGTGGGAGCGTCACCGCTTCGAGATGAAGCTGGTCAACCCGGCCAACAAGAGGCGCTTCGACGTGATCGTCGTGGGCACCGGCCTGGCCGGTGGTGCCGCCTCGGCTACCCTGGCCGAGCTCGGCTATCGGGTGAAGACCTTCACCTTCCACGATTCGCCGCGGCGGGCCCACTCCATCGCGGCGCAGGGCGGCATCAATGCCGCCAAGAACTACCAGAGCGACGGGGACTCCGTCTTCCGTCTGTTCTACGACACGGTCAAGGGCGGAGACTTCCGTTCCCGCGAGGCCAACGTCTACCGCCTGGCCGAGCTCAGCCTCGAGATCATCGACCAGGCCGTGGCGCAGGGCGTGCCGTTCGCACGTGAATACGGCGGGCTGCTCGCCAACCGGTCCTTCGGGGGTGCGCA from Gemmatimonadota bacterium includes the following:
- the mdh gene encoding malate dehydrogenase, with protein sequence MSTGKITVVGAGHVGATCAQRIAEKSLAREVVLIDIVEGVPQGKGLDQWESAPIEGFDTRVIGANDYEPAAGSDIFVVTAGIARKPGMSRDDLLKTNAGIVSSVSKEIARVAPDSIIIMVSNPLDVMSWVAMKETGFPRERVIGMAGVLDTARYRSFIALELNVSVADIQALVLGGHGDTMVPLASYTSVSGIPLTQLLPQDRIDALVDRTRKGGAEIVGYLKTGSAYYAPSSAAVQMVEAIVQDRRRILPCAAYLTGEYGEDDIFLGVPCKLGAGGLQQILEVELTDAEKAELKASAEAVRSTIDVVR
- a CDS encoding succinate dehydrogenase cytochrome b subunit — encoded protein: MSRGLWETTVGKKVAMAATGLLLVGFVLGHMAGNLKAFLGPDSFNHYAEWLRVVGEPALPRGVALWLARVVLLAAVVVHIVAAVQLARRSRAARPQGYEKEDSLTFSYASRTMRWGGVIIALFVVYHILHFTTGTAHRDFVAGEPYRNLVVGFSSPLVVGVYLLAIAALSFHLYHGIWSVFQTFGIAGSARTPWRRSVAAGVAGVLFVGFMAVPFGVLLGLITLP